A genomic window from Panthera tigris isolate Pti1 chromosome B4, P.tigris_Pti1_mat1.1, whole genome shotgun sequence includes:
- the LOC102971782 gene encoding olfactory receptor 9K2-like, with translation MGDKGGDNHSEVTDFILVGIRVRPELHSLLFLLFLVVYWMVLLGNLSMIGIIVTDPRLNTPMYFFLGNLSIIDLSYSTVIVPKAMVNILSQKKTISFAGCVTQLFLYALFMVTEAFVLAAMAYDRFIAICNPLLYTVRMSRSLCIQLVAGSYLCGWVSSILQISVTFSMSFCASRVIDHFYCDSNPIEKISCSNIFMNKMVSFSLAVLIILPTILVIVVSYMYIVSAVLKIRSSEGRKKAFSTCSSHLGVVSLLYGTVSFVYLTPPNNAELRKVASVCYILFTPMLNPLIYSLRNKDVKDAMKKVIWKKKVLL, from the coding sequence ATGGGTGACAAGGGAGGAGACAACCACTCAGAAGTGACTGACTTCATTCTTGTAGGCATCAGGGTCCGTCCAGAGCTCCACAGTCTCCTCTTCCTACTATTCCTGGTTGTTTATTGGATGGTCCTTCTGGGGAACCTTAGTATGATTGGCATCATTGTGACCGATCCCCGGCTGAACACACCAATGTATTTCTTCCTAGGCAATCTCTCCATCATTGACCTCTCCTACTCCACTGTTATTGTACCCAAAGCCATGGTCAACATCCTATCTCAGAAAAAGACCATATCCTTTGCAGGCTGTGTGACTCAGCTATTTCTTTATGCACTTTTCATGGTCACCGAGGCCTTTGTCCTGGCagccatggcctatgaccgcttcATCGCCATCTGCAATCCACTCCTCTACACTGTCCGCATGTCAAGAAGCCTCTGTATCCAGTTGGTGGCTGGTTCCTATCTCTGTGGCTGGGTCAGTTCCATCCTTCAAATCAGTGTAACATTCTCAATGTCTTTCTGTGCTTCCCGAGTCATTGATCACTTCTACTGTGATTCAAACCCCATCGAGAAGATCTCCTGTTCCAATATCTTTATGAATAAGATGGTGTCCTTCAGTCTGGCTGTCCTCATTATTTTGCCCACAATACTTGTTATTGTGGTATCTTACATGTATATTGTGTCCGCAGTTTTAAAAATCCGCTCCagtgaagggaggaagaaagcctTCTCCACTTGCAGTTCACACCTGGGAGTTGTAAGTTTGCTCTATGGAACTGTTTCCTTTGTCTATCTCACACCTCCAAATAACGCTGAACTTCGTAAAGTGGCTTCAGTATGTTACATTTTGTTCACACCTATGCTGAACCCTTTAATCTATTCTCTAAGaaataaagatgttaaagatGCCATGAAAAAAGTcatatggaagaaaaaagttttactttaa